The Arabidopsis thaliana chromosome 5, partial sequence genomic interval tccaaaaaaattctttaaatcacatatttttgCAACTTACCATCTACGtccaaaaaatgtaaaaataaactattgcatattattttgaaCTTCATAAGATTATTGGTAAAGTTGCAAAAATATGtaactttaaaagttttttttgcacaaaccCTTTTTCATAACTAAAAACGTATAAAACATCTCCTAGAAATTAGAATCAGTttcattaactttttaaaatcaaaatttgtgatattttgaataacaaataatttgatatgaGTTTTAGAATTGTTAATATAGATAAGTAAATATTTGAACTCTTTTACATAAATTTCAAGTTCAATAACATAGTAGGATTTGACGAGAGATTCAAAAATCATCCTTTGAATAACATGTAAATTTAGGAATAATCCAAAATCTTCTAAAAATACGATGAATACACACGTAATTTTGGTAAAGAGTAATTATTGCATCTCTATTCAAAAGTCAACTTTGCAagattttttaatgatattcaGTAAggtataatattttgttgatatttaaTAAGGAAACATTGATTCATTTCAGCTAATAGAGAAAACTTTTATatctaagttttattttagttataacAACAACATCGAATAGGATCTTTTTCAGTTCGGTTTGCACAATCTCCATGCCAAAATCCCTTTTGAGCACAATCCACGAAACATTCATTTGATCCGTATTCGCCAGCCACACATAAATGAAAGCAATGATCATATGAGAATTTTTTGATCTCTGCACCTACACAAAcccacaacaaaaaattataacaaatcCAAACAATAGTTTTTGTTGAAGGTTTTAATACATGTCTATATCCATGTACATACGTGCCCAGTTGACATGATCATTATCAATACTATatgtttagttatttttttcaaaatcgaTCAATACGAATAGTAGGTATATAACATGCACAATTTTAAATATACCTGAAGTCAAAATGATATTGTTGGACGATAAAACTgctaatatgaaaatatgaaaaaagataatcaaagttttgatacCCATGATGatagttttgtataaatttaattgaaaacGATGTTGTGATATTTCTGGATCTCTTAGAGAGACTCCACTTATATATTGTAATTCTTTTAGTCCTGGGGAATCTCTTTTCACCC includes:
- a CDS encoding Cysteine-rich protein (Cysteine-rich protein; LOCATED IN: endomembrane system; BEST Arabidopsis thaliana protein match is: Cysteine-rich protein (TAIR:AT5G19172.1); Has 53 Blast hits to 53 proteins in 3 species: Archae - 0; Bacteria - 0; Metazoa - 0; Fungi - 0; Plants - 53; Viruses - 0; Other Eukaryotes - 0 (source: NCBI BLink).) — protein: MGIKTLIIFFHIFILAVLSSNNIILTSGAEIKKFSYDHCFHLCVAGEYGSNECFVDCAQKGFWHGDCANRTEKDPIRCCCYN